In the genome of Segnochrobactrum spirostomi, the window GCTTGGCTTGGGCGCGCTTCGCGTTGGCGAGCACGGTCTTCAGCTTGCGTTCGACCTCCGGATCGGGGTCGAACACCGTCACGTCGTAGCCGTTGAGGAGGAAGCGGGCGGCCCAGCCCGCCCCGATCACCCCGCCGCCGACGAGGCCGATGGTCTTGACGTCGCGCATGGTCGCCTCCTCAGCCGTGCTTCACGAGCTTGAGCTTCTCGCGCACCTCGCGCGGGCCCAGGATCCGGCAGTTCATCGCCCGCAGGATCGTCACGGCGCGCTCGACGAGTTGGCCGTTCGAGGCGAGCACGCCGCGCTCCAGGTAGATGTTGTCTTCGAGGCCGACGCGGACATTGCCGCCGGCGATCGCCGCGAGCGCCGCATAGGGAAGCTGGTGGCGGCCGATCGAGAAGGCCGAGAACACGGCGCCCGGGGGCATCTGGTTGACCATCGCCATCAGGGTGAGCGGATCGTCCGGCGCGCCGTAGGGGATCCCCATGCAGAGCTGGATCATCGCCGGATCGTCGATCAGGCCCTCCTTGATGAGGTCCTTCACGAAGACGAGGTGCCCGGTATCGAACACCTCGAGTTCGGGCCGCACGCCGAGCTTCTGGACATGGGCCGCCATCGCGCGGAGCGTCGAGGGCGTGTTCGTCATGATGTAGTCGCCGAGCGAGAAGTTCATCGTCCCGCAATCGAGCGTGCAGATCTCGGGACGCAACGCCTCGACGTGCGCGAGCCGCTCGAGCGGACCGGCCATGTCCGTGCCCTCGGGGTTCGGCGGCAGCGGCCGCTCGCCGGAGCCGAGCACGAGGTCGCCCCCCATGCCGGCGGTCAGGTTGATGACGACGTCGACGTCGGAGGCGCGGATGCGCTCGACCACTTCCTTGTAGAGCTTGACGTCGCGAGAGGCCTTGCCGGTCTCGGGATCGCGGACGTGGATGTGGGCGATCGCAGCGCCCGCGCGGGCGGCCTCGATCGCGGCATCCGCGATCTGCGCCGGCGTCACGGGCACGCCCGGATGCTTGCCCACGGTATCGCCCGCGCCGGTGACGGCGCAGGTGACGAACACGTCGAAATTCATGGAAGCTGCTCCTCTCGCCCGGATCGCTCGGCCGGGTGTTCGCCGTCCATGATAGGGGGCGAGCCGCCGCGGCGAGTTGTCATGGAGCGACAAAGCCGAGGCGGTGGGCGACAATTCCATTGGGCGGTCGTCGAGCCTTGGAAGAACGGTGGTGCGGTATCCGATCCTCTTGGCTCGACATCGCGATCCGGACCTGCCTCTGAATGATCATCCCTAGAGGCCGCCTTCGTCATGCGACCCGGCACGTCCCTTCCGTCATCATCCCCGGGCTCGTCCCGGGGAGCCAGGGGCGGCAACCGTCGAGCGCGCAGCCCCTGGGTTGCCGGCACAAGGCCGGCAATGACGACGGAGGGGCATGTGTTCGGGGAGGGAATTTGTGCGGGAGGGGAATGTGTTTGCGCGCCGGCCGAAACGTGATTTTTCTCGTCTCCGCCCCTCAAGCACACCACCCCTGAAGTCCTGCCCCAAGCCCAAGGGATCGTCCATGATCGAGCCGGAGCTCGCCGCCTTCATCGCCGAGGCGCAGATCGCTTATCCGCCCGGCGCGGAGACCCGACCCATCGCGGAAACCCGCGCGCTCTACGACGCCTTTGCCGCGCGGATGACGCCACCGCGCCCGCCCGGCATCACCGCCGAAGACAGCGCGCTGGCCGTCGACGCCCGCGCCATCCCGCTCCGCCTCTATCGCGGCCCCGACGCACCGACGGGACTGGTGCTCTATTTTCACGGCGGCGGCTTCATCCTCGGCTCGCTCGACAGCCACGACATCGTCACCGCCTGGCTCGCGGCCGAGACGGGGACGGCGGTGATCGCGGTCGATTATCGCCTCGCGCCGGAATATCTCGCCCCCGCCGCCTTCGCGGATTGCCTTGCGGTGGCCGAGGCGGCGATCGCCGGCCGCCTGCCCTTCGACGCGATCGGCGGACTGCCCTTCGTGCTCGCGGGCGACAGCGCCGGCGGCACCCTCGCGGCCGGCGTCGCCATGGCGCTGCGCGACGGCGGGCAGGCACCGCTCGCCGGCCTCGCGCTCATCTATCCGCTGCTCGCCCGCGATCCGACCCCGCCCGCCCGCGACGACGAAGCGGAGGCGCCGATGCTAACGCTCTCGGAAGTGCGCGGCTGCGTCGAAGCCTATCTCGGCGGGCAGCAGCCGGGCCCCTACGATTTCCCCCTCGATACCGATCGGTTCGATGGGCTGCCTCCGGTGCTCGCACTACCCGTGGAGCACGATCCGCTGCGCGACGACGCCTATCTGTTCGCCGAGCGGGTGCAGGCTGCGGGGGGCACCGCGGAGGTGCTGCTCGGCACCGGCTTGGCGCACGGTTGTGTGCGGGCCCGAGAGCGGAGCCCGGGCGTCCGGCGGCTCTATGCGGCGCTCGCCGACTTCGTCGCGGCCCGCATTGCGGCGGCGCACTAGGGATCGCTCGAGACACTGGACACCGGCTCCCGGCTCGGCGAAGCGCAGCGATGAGAGTCGGAGGACGGCCGGTTTCCGGCAGCGGCGACCCGCCCCTCGGAGTCGCCTCGCTTCGCATAACTTTTTCTCATGCTTGAGCGAAAATAAGGTGCGTTGACGTACCGCTCCCTCGCTCGAAAGATCGCCCCACGGTCCGGAGCCTCCCAAGGCGCGCGCCATGAGGGCGCAATGCCGCGACCGGCCTCCCGCAACAATTGCACCCGGATGTCGCCCCGCCGCATGAAAATGTCGCTGACCGCTACCTTCGGGGTCGCTTTTCGCCAAATCAGCGTCGGAGCGCGCTCCTATCATCCTGCCTGACGGTCCGTCGGCTCGTGCCGCGCGGACACGTCCAAACACAACATTCCAGAGGACCCACGACGATGGACGAACGGATTCTGAAAGAAGGCCCGCGGGGCCTCGACCGCCGCGAGTTCCTGACCGGCACCGCCCTCCTCGGCGCGCTCGCCGGCGCCGGTGCGGGCCTCTCGCTCGCCAGCCCGGCCTTCGCCCAGTCGGCGACGCCGACGACCGGCGGCACCCTGCGCCTCGGCATGTCGGGCGGCGCCACCACCGACACGCTCGACCCGCGCACCTTCACCGATTGGGTGCCGGTCAACATCGCCTACCAGATCATGAACGGTCTCGTTGAGATCGACGCCGACAACAAGGCGACACCGGAACTGCTCGAGAGCTGGGAGCCGAAGCCGGGGGCCAAGGACTGGGTGTTCAACGTCCGCAAGGGCGTCGAATTCCACAACGGCAAGTCGCTCGACGCCGACGACATCATCTATTCGATCAACCTGCACCGCGGCGACACCAAGTCGGCGGCGAAGGCGGTGCTCGAAGACATCGTCGACATCAAGAAGCTCGACACCCACCAGATCCAGATCACCCTGACCGACGGCAACGCCGACCTGCCCTACATCCTGTCGGACTACCACCTGTTCGCGGTGCCGAACGGCTTCACCGACTGGGCGAACCCGATCGGCACCGGCGGCTACAAGCTCGAGAAGTTCGAGCCGGGCGTGCGCTCAATCACCAAGAAGACCGGCTCCTATTGGAAGCCGAACGCCGGCTATGTCGACTCGATCGAGGTGATCGTCATCAACGACATCACCGCCCGCATCAACGCGCTTTTGTCGAACCAGGTCGACATCATCAACCGCCTGGACGGCCGCACCGTCGATCTCCTCAAGCGCAACAAGAAGTTCCAGGTCATCCGCTCGCAGGCCGGCCAGCACGGCGTCCTGCTGATGAACTGCGAGAGCGACCCCTACAAGAACAACGACATCCGCCTCGCGCTCAAGTACGCGATCGACCGCGAGAAGATCATCAAGACGGTGCTGAACGGCTACGGCACGATCGGCAACGACCAGCCGATCCCGCGCACCAATCCCTATTACAATGCCGACCTGCCGCAGCACGGCTACGATCCGGACAAGGCGAAGTTCCACCTGAAGAAGGCCGGCCAGGAAAACCTCAAGGTCACCCTCCAGGTCTCGGAAGCGGCCTTCACCGGCGCCACCGACACCGCCGTCCTGTTCCAGGCGGCCGCCAAGGATGCCGGCATCAATCTCGACGTGAAGCGCGAGCCCTCCGACGGCTACTGGGACAATGTCTGGATGAAGGCGCCGTTCTGCGCCTCCTACTGGGGCGGCCGACCGACCGCCGACCAGATGCTGTCGATCGCCTACAAGTCGGACGCCAAGTGGAACGACACCAATTGGCACCGGCCGGCATTCGACAAGCTCCTCATCGAGGCCCGCGCCGAGCTCGACCAGGCGAAGCGCAAGGAGCTCTACGGCGAGTGCCAGAAGATGATCTGGGAGGACGGCGGCGCCCTCATCCCGATGTTCATCGACTATATCGAGGCCGGCACCACCAAGGTGCAGGGCTGGAAGCCGCACCCGATGTTCGACTTCATGGGTCAGCGGATCGGCGAAAAGGTGTGGATGCCGTCCTGACGGCACCCCCCTTTTCAACAGCGGTGACGCGACGCGGCGGCTCGTTCGAACCCGCCGCGTGGCCCACCCTATCCCGCACGAGACGGAATGGGCGCATAATGAGCCCGTTCCGACTTTGAGCCCGCCGGTTTCGCCATGACGGTCCCGCGCCGTCCGAGCGACGGCGGCCGAGGCCCGGTGCCGGCGGCTTGCCCCGGCGCCCACCGCCCGCGAGAGGTTCCATGATCCGATTGGTCGCCGAGCGAACAGCGCTCGGCCTTCTGACCCTGCTGGCGATCTCGGCGCTCCTGTTCTTCGGCACCAACCTGCTGCCGGGCGACGTCGCGTCGGCGCTGCTCGGCCAATCGGCGACGCCGGAAGCGCTGCATGCGATCCGGATCTCGCTCGGCCTCGATCAGCCCGCCTGGTACCGCTATCTCGTCTGGCTCGGCCATGTGTTCGAGGGCGATTTCGGCACGTCGCTGGCCTCCGGGCGCCCCATCGTGGCCGAGGTGATGCCGCGGCTCGGCAACACGCTGTTCCTCGCGGGCGTCGCGGCGATCGTCTCCGTTCCGCTCGCGGTCGGCCTCGGCCTTCTCTCGGCGATCCGCGAGGGCGGGCTGTTCGACCGCCTCGTCTCGATCCTCTCCCTGATGACGATCTCGGTGCCGGAATTCTTCGTCGGCTACGTCGTCATCATCGTCTTCTCGGTGCAGCTCGGCTGGCTGCCGTCGCTCGCCACCATCGATTCCGGCATGAGCCTGATCGACCGGCTCGAGGTGGTGGCCCTGCCCGCCTTCACCCTCGTCCTCGTCGTCCTCGCCCACATGCTGCGGATGACGCGCGCCTCGATCCTCTCGGTGATGTCGGCGCCTTATGTCGAGATGGCGTTTCTGAAGGGCCTGAGCCGCTCCACGGTCGTGATGCGCCATGCCCTGCCGAACGCGGCGGCGCCGATCATCGCGGTCGTCGCCCTCAATCTCGGCTATCTCGTCGTCGGCGTCGTCGTTGTCGAGGTCGTGTTCGTCTATCCCGGCGTCGGCCAGTTGATGGTCGATGCCGTCTCCAAGCGCGACCTGCCGCTGGTGCAGGCCTGCGGCCTCGTCTTCGCGGCGACCTATGTCGGGCTCAACACGCTCGCCGACGTCGTCGCGATCCTCGTCAACCCGCGCCTCAAGCGCCCGCGATGAGCGAGAGGACCGCCGCCGTGACCTCTGCAACGCCCTCCGCCGCCCCCGCGCCCCCGCCGGCTGCCGCCCGCAAGACCCGGCGGCGCCCGCCGCTCTCCGCCATCATCGGCGGGGTGATCGTGCTCGTCATCGTCCTCGCCGCCCTGTTGGCGCCGCTGACGGCGCCTTACGGCGAGGCGGAACTCGTCGGCGGCGTCTGGGACCCGCCGAGTGCCGCAACCTGGCTCGGCACCGACAATATCGGCCGCGACATGCTGACGAGGCTGATCTACGGCGGCCGCACCACGATCGGCATCGCCGTCGTCACCACGGCGGTCGCCTTCCTGATCGGTGTCACCCTCGGCTTCATCGCCGCGGCGATCGGCGGCTGGGTCGACACGGTGATGTCGCGCGGCATCGACATCCTCTTGTCGATCCCGGTGCTGATCTCGGCCCTCATGGTGCTGTCGGTGCTCGGCACCTCGATCCCGGTCCTGATCGGCACCATCGGCATCCTGGAATCGACGCGGGTCTATTTCGTGGGACGAGCCGTCGCGCGCACCATCACCGTGCTCGATTATGTGGCGGTCGCCCGGCTGCGCGGCGAAGGGCTCGGCTGGATCATCGTGCGGGAGGTGCTGCCGAACGCGCTGCCGCCGCTGATCGCGGAAGCGGGCCTTCGCTTCTGTTTCATCTTCCTGTTCATCGCCTCGCTCTCCTTCCTCGGCCTCGGCGTGCAGCCGCCCGCCGCGGACTGGGGCTCGATGGTTCGCGAGAACGCCCAGGCGATCAATTTCGGGCTCTATGCCCCGCTCTTTCCCGCCGGCGCCATCGCCGTCCTCACCATCGGGGTCAACTTGGTGATCGATTGGATGCTGACGCTCCATTCGCGCCCGAGCGGCCACGCGCTGGAGGTCTGAGCCATGACCGACGTTCTCGAGGCCCCCGCCCCGGCCACTTCCACCGTACTGCGTATGGAAGGCCTCCGCGTCGAGGCGGCGTCCGGCGCCGTGCTCGTGGACAATGTCGATGTCGAGCTCGCCCGCGGCGAGGTGCTCGGGCTGATCGGCGAATCCGGCGCCGGCAAGTCGACCATCGGGCTCGCCGCGCTCGCCTTCGCCCGGCCCGGCTGCCGCATCACCGGCGGTGAGATCGTGCTCGACGGCACGGACCTGCGCGGCCTCTCTTCGGCCGGGCGCCGGCAGACCCGCGGCGTGCGGGTCGCCTACGTCGCCCAGAGCGCGGCGGCAGCGTTCAATCCGGCGATGAACCTCTACGATCAGGTCTGCGAAGGGCCGATCCGCCACGGCCTGATGGGCCGCGCCGAGGCCCGCGCCCGGGCGGTCGAAGTGTTCCGCGCCCTCGATCTGCCGGACCCCGAACATTTCGGTGAGCGCTATCCCCACCAGGTCTCCGGCGGCCAGTTGCAGCGCGCGATGGCGGCGATGGCGATGTCGTGCCGGCCGGACGTGCTGGTGCTCGACGAGCCGACCACCGCCCTCGACGTGACGACCCAGATCGAGGTGCTCGCCCACCTCAAGAAGCTCATCGCGCTCTACGGCACCGCGGCGCTCTACATCACCCACGATCTCGCCGTGGTCGCCCAGATCGCCGACCGCATCATGGTGCTGCGCCACGGCAAGATGGTGGAGCAGGGCCCGACCGAGGCGATCCTGAGCCGGCCGACGACCGATTATGCCCGCGCCCTGGTCGCCGAGCGGAAGGCCGCCGAACAGGGCACCGGCGCCGCCGAGGATGCCCGCGCCGAAACGGTGCTGGCGATCGAAGACCTCACCATCGCCTACGGCCAAAAGACGGCGGTGAAGGCCGCCCGCTTCACCGTCTCCAAGCACGAGACCGTCGCCGTCGTCGGCGAATCCGGCTCGGGCAAGACGACGCTCGCCTACGGCATCGCCGGCCAGGTGCCGGCGCGCTCCGGCACGGTGCGGTTCGCCGGCCAAGTGCTCGCCCCGTCGTTCGCCCGCCGCAGCCGCGAGGACCTCCGCCGCATCCAATATGTGTTCCAGCTTCCGGACGTCGCGCTCAATCCGCGCCAGACCATCGGCGAGATCGTGGGGCGGCCGGCGACCTTCTATTTCGGCCTCAAGGGCGCAGCGCTCGCGGCCCGCGTCGCCGAGCTTCTGACCGAAGTCGGGCTCGACCAGAGTTTCGCCACGCGCCGGCCCGGCGCCCTCTCCGGCGGCCAGAAGCAGCGTGTCTGCATCGCCCGGGCGCTGGCGGCGAAGCCGGACCTCATCATCTGCGACGAGGTGACCTCCGCGCTCGACCCGCTCGTCGCCGACGACATCCTGCGCCTGTTGCGCCGCCTTCAGGACGAACTCGGCGTCGCCTACCTCTTCATCACCCACGATCTCGGCACGGTGCGCCGCATCGCCCACCGCGTCGTGGTGATGCTCAACGGCGAGATCGTCGCCGAGGGGCCGACGGCGGAGATCTTCACCAACCCGTCGCACCCCTACACCGCGAAGCTCCTCGCCTCCGTCCCCGAAATGCGCCCCGGCTGGCTCGAAGAGGTGCTGAAGAGCCGCGGGAGCGCGGAATGATATCGCGGCGGCGCGCCATGCGGGCCCCTCGCGCCAGCAAGTGGATGACAGTGTCCCGCCGCTCACCGCCCTCTCCCTTCTCCCCGCTGGCGGGGAGAAGGTGGCCCGCAGGGCCGGATGAGGGGCGCTCCGAGACCTCTCTCGGGGGCAAGAGCGGCACGAGCCATCCGAGACGAAAGCCCCCTCATCCGCCCCTTCGGGGCACCTTCTCCCCCGAGGGGGCGAAGGGAGAGGCGGCTCTATTTGTGGCCGATGCGACAGCCCTCCCACACCGGGACCGGGTCGCGACGGTGCACCGTGACCCATCGGTTCAAACAGCCTCCCATCCCATCTCTCGCCGATAGAAGTGCCTCCATGAGCGTCAGCGTCACCGAAAATCTCTGGATTCCGCTCGCCGACGGCACCCGCCTCGCCGCGCGCCTGTGGCTGCCGGCCGATGCGGAGACCGTCCCGGTGCCGGCGGTTCTCGAATACATCCCCTACCGCAAGCGCGACGGGACCCGGGACCGCGACGAGCCGATGCATCATTGGTTCGCCGAGAACGGCTATGCCGCGATCCGCGTCGACATGCGCGGCTCGGGCGAATCCGACGGACTCCTCGCCGACGAATATCTGAAGCAGGAGCAGGACGACGCCGTCGAGGCGATCGCCTGGATCGCCGCGCAGCCCTGGTGCACGGGGGCGGTCGGCATGATGGGCAAGAGCTGGGGCGGCTTCAATTCGCTGCAGGTCGCGGCCCGCCGCCCGCCGGCCTTGAAGGCGATCGTCACCGTCTGCTCGACCGACGACCGCTACGCCGACGACATCCACTACATGGGCGGCTGCCTCCTCAACGATAACCATTGGTGGGGCGCGATCATGCTCGCCTATCAGGCGCGCCCGCTCGATCCGGAGATCGTCGGCCCGACGTGGCGCGAGGATTGGCTGAGGCGGCTCGACGCCATGCCGCTCTGGCCCGGCCTCTGGATGGAGCACCCGCTGCGCGACGATTATTGGCGCCACGGCTCCGTCTGCGAGGATTTCTCGGCGATCGAATGCCCGGTGCTCGCGATCGGCGGCTGGGCGGATTCCTACACCAACGCCGTCCCCCGCCTGCTCGAAGGCTTGAGCGTGCCGCGCCAGGCGATCGTCGGCCCGTGGGCGCACATCTATCCCCAGGACGCGACGCCCGCGCCCGCCATCGGCTTCCTTCAGGAGGCCAAGCAATGGTGGGATCGCTGGCTCAAGGGCGAGGCGAACGGGGCCGAAGCGAAGCCGATGCTGCGCGCCTATGTCGAGGACTGGATGAAGCCCGAGACGAGCCGGCCGGCTTCCGACGGCCGCTGGGTCGCGGAACCGGTCTGGCCGAGCCCGTCGATCGCGCCGCAGGTCCTCCACCTCGCCGATCAAGGCCTCGCCGCGACCGGCGCCCTGACGGCGGCGCGCGCCATCCGCTCCCCGCTCTGGACCGGCATCGCCGCCGGCGAATGGATGGGCACCGGTGTCGAGGGCGAGATGCCCGCCGACCAGCGGCTCGACGACGGCGGATCGCTGGTGTTCGACGGCGTGCCTCTCTCTGAACCGCTGGAGATCCTCGGCTTTCCCATCATCGAGCTCGACCTGACGGCCGACAAGCCGACGGGCCAGATCGCCGTGCGCCTCGAAGAGGTCGCCCCGGACGGCGCGGCGCTCAGGGTCGCCTACGGCGTCCTCAACCTCACCCATCGCAACGGCCACGAGCGCGCCGAGCCGCTTCGGCCCGGCGAGCGCTTCATGGTCCGTCTGCCGCTCAAGGTCGCCGGCCACCGCTTCGCCGCGGGGCACCGGCTGCGGATCGCGATCTCGACCGCCTATTGGCCGCTGCTGTGGCCGGCCGCGGACGCCACCACGCTGACGGTCCACGCCGGCCGCCTCGCCCTGCCCGTGCGCACCCCGCGCCCGGAGGACGCCTCAGTCGCTTTCGAGCCGCCGGCGCGCGGTCCGCGTGCCCCGAGCACCCGGATCACCGACGGCTCGATGGTCCGCTCCGCCTCGATCGACCTCATCGCCAACCGCGCGACCTACATCACCGACGGTCGCGGCGGGCTGTTCGGCGAGGGCGTCGTGCGCTTCGACGAGATCGGCACCTCCAACGCCCACGATCTGCGGCGTGAGCTGACGATCTCCGGCGACGATCCGCTCTCGGCCCGCTACCGCATCGATCAGGCCTACGAGATCGGCCGCGACGGCTGGCGCATCCGCATCGAAACCGTGTCGGAGCTCACCGCCGACGCCACCGCGTTCCGCCTCACCGCCCATCTCCGGGCGTTCGAGAACGGCGCGCTGGTGCGCGAACGGTCCTGGGACGAGCGCTACGCGAGGGATGGCGTGTGAGCGCACTGGTGGCGGGAGAGCGCAGACGCGGCGCCGGTCCCGCCCGGGCGCGGACCGCTGCGCGCTCTTCCAGCCCTACCGCGGCAGCGGGCCGGAGCCGGTCGGTTTTCTCCTGGTGCCGCGCTTCTCGATGATGGCCTTCATCTCGGCCGTCGAGCCCTTGCGGGTCGCCAACCGCTTCGCCGGACGGACCTTGTTCTCCTGGCATATCTTCTCGGCCGACGGCGGGCCGGTCGAGGCCTCGAACGGCATGAGCCTCGCCGCCGAGGCGGCGGTCGACAAGGCGGCGGTGCCGACCTTGATCGTGTGCGCCGGGTTCGACCCGCGCGCCCAGGGCAAGAAGCCGCTGATCGCCACGCTGCGCCGCCTCGCCCACCGCGGCGTGACGCTCGGCGCCCTCGATACCGGCGCCCATCTCCTCGCCCGCGCCGGCCTGCTCGACGACAGCCGGGTGACGATGCATTGGGAAGCGGTGCCGGCCTTCCGCGAGGATTTTCCGGACATCGAGGTCAGCGACGAACTGTTCGAGATCGGCAACGGCCATTTCACCTGCGCCGGCGGCACCGCGGCGATCGACCTGATGCTCGACATGATCGCCCGCAAGCACGGCTCCGAGCTCGCGGTGAAGATCTCCGAACAATTCATCCACGAGCGCATCCGCGACCGTCACGACGCCCAGCGCCTGAAGCTCGCCAAACGGCTCGGCGTCACCAATTCCCGCGTCATCCGCATTGTCGAGCTGATGGAGCGCCATCTCGACGAGCCGCTCTCGGCGCGCCGCCTCGCCTCGTCCGCCGGCGTGTCGGGCCGCCAGCTCGAACGGCTTTTCCGCGCCAATCTCGGCGTCACGCCCGGCGCCTATTATCTCGGGCTCCGGCTCCAGCGGGTGCGCCAGCTTCTGCGCGAGACCGACAAGAGCGTGCTCGAAATCGCCCTCGCCTGCGGCTTCACCTCGGCCTCCTCCGTCTCCCGCGCCTACCGTGCCCGCTTCGGCGTCGCGCCGAGCCAGGACCGTAAGGAAGAGCGCGACGGTGGCGGCCCCCAGCGGCCGGCGATCGCAGCGGAGCGGCGGCCCTGATGTCGCCTCGGTCATATCCCGTGACGCAAACGCCCTCTATGGTGCGCGCCGGCGGACCGAGGGTCCCCCCTGCGATGGTCCCCCTTCCAGAGGCGGTACGAAGCCGCCATTTCCACCCGAGGAGAAGACGATGAGCGAAATCTGGTTCCGCACCGGCGAGGCGACGGTTCTGGCGGCCGAAGGCCAATACACGGATGCCATGCCCGAGGTGCTGATCGGTTCCGTGCGCGGTCCGGCCGGCCATGCCTTCGCGGGCATGATGGGCCAGGTCGTCGGCCACACCCGCATGTTCGTGATCCGCGACCTCAACCAGCTCGTCCGTCCGGCCGCGATGATGACGACGAAGGTGACGATCGACAACGCGGCCTATGTCGGCCTGCTCGGCGGCGTGGTGCAGGGTGCGGTCGGCGACGCCATCGTCGACGCGGTGATCGAGGGCATCCTGCCGAAGGATCAGGTGGACGAGATCTGCATCATCGTCACCCTGTGGCTGGACCCGCGCTGCGCCACCCATGCCGAACTCGACAAGAAGAACCTCTACGACACCAACTACGAAGCGATGAAACTCGCCCTCGCCCGCGCCATGAAGGGCGAGCCGACGATCGACGAGCTCATCGCCAACCGCAAGACGGTGAAGCACTACACGCTCGACGGCATCGTCGAATACTGAGGCTTCGCGCGCATCACGCGCTTGAACGCGAACCCGGCCGGGAGCAACCTTCCGGCCGGGTTCGTCATTTCGATCAAGCCGGTGCCGACGGGGCGCCGGGTCGGAGCGATGCCGGAACCGCGGGAGACGAGCGAATGACGACGAACGAATTCCGCGACGGACGGCTCATCCTGGTGAGCGGGCTCGACGGCAAGTCGCCGGCCTGCTTCCTCATCGAATCCGGCGGGCGCCGCATCCTGCTCGATCTCGGCGTTGGGGCGAACGGCGAGCCCGTCGAGGGCATCGACCGCATCGGCCGGGTCGACGCCCTCCTCATCTCGCATTGCCACACCGACCATGTCGGCGGCCTCATCCACCTCGACCGCATCGGCAACCCGCCTGTGTTCGCGACCGAAGAGACGTGGTCGATCGTCGACCGGCTGCATCCGGGCGCGCCGAAGCAGGTACCGCCCGCCTCGCTGCGGAAGCTGCTGCCGCTCCAGGGCTCGCTCGAAATCTCCGGCATCGAGGTCAAGACCGGCCGCGACGGCCACGCCCCCGGCGGCGTCTGGCTGTGGCTCGGGCTCGCCGACGGCTTCCTCTATACCGGCGATTATTCGACCGAATCCGTCGTCTATCCATTCGACGAGACGCCGAAGGCGGCGCTCGCCCTGGTCGATGCCTCTTATGGCGGGCACACGGAAGCGATCGAGCCGCAGGTCGCCCGCCTGGCCGAGAAGATCGCGGGTGGCGCGGTGCTTCCCGTGCCGGTCGGCGGACGCGGGCCGGAGATCGCGCTGCGGCTCGAAGAACTCGGCCTGCCGCGCGCCTGGCTCGACCCCAACGTGTTCGAGCAGATGGAGCGCCTCGCCTCGGCGATGGACCGCTCGGCCGAGACGACGGCCCATGCCGCCGCCGCGCGCTTCCTCGCCGAACCGA includes:
- a CDS encoding 3-keto-5-aminohexanoate cleavage protein, whose amino-acid sequence is MNFDVFVTCAVTGAGDTVGKHPGVPVTPAQIADAAIEAARAGAAIAHIHVRDPETGKASRDVKLYKEVVERIRASDVDVVINLTAGMGGDLVLGSGERPLPPNPEGTDMAGPLERLAHVEALRPEICTLDCGTMNFSLGDYIMTNTPSTLRAMAAHVQKLGVRPELEVFDTGHLVFVKDLIKEGLIDDPAMIQLCMGIPYGAPDDPLTLMAMVNQMPPGAVFSAFSIGRHQLPYAALAAIAGGNVRVGLEDNIYLERGVLASNGQLVERAVTILRAMNCRILGPREVREKLKLVKHG
- a CDS encoding alpha/beta hydrolase; the protein is MIEPELAAFIAEAQIAYPPGAETRPIAETRALYDAFAARMTPPRPPGITAEDSALAVDARAIPLRLYRGPDAPTGLVLYFHGGGFILGSLDSHDIVTAWLAAETGTAVIAVDYRLAPEYLAPAAFADCLAVAEAAIAGRLPFDAIGGLPFVLAGDSAGGTLAAGVAMALRDGGQAPLAGLALIYPLLARDPTPPARDDEAEAPMLTLSEVRGCVEAYLGGQQPGPYDFPLDTDRFDGLPPVLALPVEHDPLRDDAYLFAERVQAAGGTAEVLLGTGLAHGCVRARERSPGVRRLYAALADFVAARIAAAH
- a CDS encoding ABC transporter substrate-binding protein, with translation MDERILKEGPRGLDRREFLTGTALLGALAGAGAGLSLASPAFAQSATPTTGGTLRLGMSGGATTDTLDPRTFTDWVPVNIAYQIMNGLVEIDADNKATPELLESWEPKPGAKDWVFNVRKGVEFHNGKSLDADDIIYSINLHRGDTKSAAKAVLEDIVDIKKLDTHQIQITLTDGNADLPYILSDYHLFAVPNGFTDWANPIGTGGYKLEKFEPGVRSITKKTGSYWKPNAGYVDSIEVIVINDITARINALLSNQVDIINRLDGRTVDLLKRNKKFQVIRSQAGQHGVLLMNCESDPYKNNDIRLALKYAIDREKIIKTVLNGYGTIGNDQPIPRTNPYYNADLPQHGYDPDKAKFHLKKAGQENLKVTLQVSEAAFTGATDTAVLFQAAAKDAGINLDVKREPSDGYWDNVWMKAPFCASYWGGRPTADQMLSIAYKSDAKWNDTNWHRPAFDKLLIEARAELDQAKRKELYGECQKMIWEDGGALIPMFIDYIEAGTTKVQGWKPHPMFDFMGQRIGEKVWMPS
- a CDS encoding ABC transporter permease; amino-acid sequence: MIRLVAERTALGLLTLLAISALLFFGTNLLPGDVASALLGQSATPEALHAIRISLGLDQPAWYRYLVWLGHVFEGDFGTSLASGRPIVAEVMPRLGNTLFLAGVAAIVSVPLAVGLGLLSAIREGGLFDRLVSILSLMTISVPEFFVGYVVIIVFSVQLGWLPSLATIDSGMSLIDRLEVVALPAFTLVLVVLAHMLRMTRASILSVMSAPYVEMAFLKGLSRSTVVMRHALPNAAAPIIAVVALNLGYLVVGVVVVEVVFVYPGVGQLMVDAVSKRDLPLVQACGLVFAATYVGLNTLADVVAILVNPRLKRPR
- a CDS encoding ABC transporter permease, which encodes MTSATPSAAPAPPPAAARKTRRRPPLSAIIGGVIVLVIVLAALLAPLTAPYGEAELVGGVWDPPSAATWLGTDNIGRDMLTRLIYGGRTTIGIAVVTTAVAFLIGVTLGFIAAAIGGWVDTVMSRGIDILLSIPVLISALMVLSVLGTSIPVLIGTIGILESTRVYFVGRAVARTITVLDYVAVARLRGEGLGWIIVREVLPNALPPLIAEAGLRFCFIFLFIASLSFLGLGVQPPAADWGSMVRENAQAINFGLYAPLFPAGAIAVLTIGVNLVIDWMLTLHSRPSGHALEV
- a CDS encoding ABC transporter ATP-binding protein; amino-acid sequence: MTDVLEAPAPATSTVLRMEGLRVEAASGAVLVDNVDVELARGEVLGLIGESGAGKSTIGLAALAFARPGCRITGGEIVLDGTDLRGLSSAGRRQTRGVRVAYVAQSAAAAFNPAMNLYDQVCEGPIRHGLMGRAEARARAVEVFRALDLPDPEHFGERYPHQVSGGQLQRAMAAMAMSCRPDVLVLDEPTTALDVTTQIEVLAHLKKLIALYGTAALYITHDLAVVAQIADRIMVLRHGKMVEQGPTEAILSRPTTDYARALVAERKAAEQGTGAAEDARAETVLAIEDLTIAYGQKTAVKAARFTVSKHETVAVVGESGSGKTTLAYGIAGQVPARSGTVRFAGQVLAPSFARRSREDLRRIQYVFQLPDVALNPRQTIGEIVGRPATFYFGLKGAALAARVAELLTEVGLDQSFATRRPGALSGGQKQRVCIARALAAKPDLIICDEVTSALDPLVADDILRLLRRLQDELGVAYLFITHDLGTVRRIAHRVVVMLNGEIVAEGPTAEIFTNPSHPYTAKLLASVPEMRPGWLEEVLKSRGSAE